The window GGAAGCTGGAGATTAATACATTGAGCAACAAGAAAATAATCTGTTTCATTTAAGGGCCTAATTCATCAACGGTTGGCTAGGAATGCTTCTTAGAGAACCTTGCTAGGATCAGTGAGTTGCACTGCATAATCCAATATGCCTTAAGTAAAACAATCATCCCATATAGTGGAATGCCATGCAGGGCTAGAGGGAAAGTAGAGCCTGCCTCCTTCGCTATGGAGGAAAACAGCCACCACATAACCTCTATGGGCACCTCCACTAGTTGGATGAGTAGATGGAAAGGGGCCCAAAACACCATTATTTATCCCTAGTGTTCAGAGCGAGCCTAGCCCCTGTACAATGTAAGCCTGTAGTTGCACTGATGGGTGCAGAGGCTTCAGGGGGGCTGCTTCAGTTGTTTAATCTGAAGAGAAGAAACTTGCAGAAGAGGCCAGATAACGCTGTTTATGCTCCAGCTGCATCTAGTATGGCATAGAGGACCAGTATGATCTACTCATCAACTTAGCACACTCCAACCCACAAGCAGAATGGGAAGATCATCTTACCGTTGCTGCAGAGGGATCTAGCTCTCCTCCAGCACCTGAATTCCTCTCATATTGCTGTGGCAAAAAACCCAAGATCCTCTGTACAGGGCTGTAGCAGGGTGATGTACATAGAGCATTTTCTAGCACTAGCCTTCCAACACTCCTTACCGCCCCTATTCTAAGCACAGGGGCAAGGAGAAGGTGCAAAGATTGAGTGGCCGTTTTTCTGCTTCCTTAAAAGAGGTTCAGAGAATCAGCTTGGTCCAATAAATAACTCGCTGAGCTGTATTATCTAAAAAAGTGCCACAGACAGGGAACTCATGCCTACTATTTACAGCTATCTGGTGATAGAGAAATCTGGTAAAACTTCTGAGAGGGGTGGTAGTGGCTATAAGGTGAAAGGTCATATCTGCCTCTGGTAATTTAGAAAAGGAAACCCTCTATAACCATCTTGAAACAGTGCACGCACAGGAAGGAACACACTTCCTTCCACAGATGAACTCTGTAATTACTACACTGATAGCATTAATTTATGGAGGAAGAGCtttataaataatttattaatagtGCAACCTTAAGAAAATTTTATTTCTAATAACAATTTTTTAATTTATCTGATTCATAGAAAAAAAATTTCCTGTAGAAAAAATTTTTTTCctgtagaaatttttttttaaaaaagagcattTTGGTTATTTGTCCCACTGATTAGATactttataaaacaaaacatagtTGTTACTGAAAGCTCTTATAATCCAATAGTTTATCTAAATGAATTCTTGATCCTAATAAACAGAAGTCCACATAAGAAAATACtattaaagggcctgattctgcaactaGATCCAAGCAAAAAGACTTTTGCATATGGACAGAACCCTACTGACTTCAATTTGACTCCACATGGGTAAAAGGGGCCTGCATGTGTGGATTTGCTAGCAGGACCAGGCCCAAATCTAATAATAAACTGGCATCTTTGTTGGCTGTCTCAGAAATCACAGGCTGAAGCTTAGAAGTGGTCCTTCCATGAGAAGTCTGATGCATGCTGGAGCTGTAATATGGGGAAGGAAAACTTGCATTGCAGTTATGTGTGCTGAGCTCTTCTGGGGATAAGATAAAGAGGGGCTTTTAGTCTTCAGGGTTGTCGTATCTGCCTTTCAGGAGtaataaaatcatttaaaattaagcaggggaaaaaaaaataaaaaaatcatggaTTTTCCTTCAAAATTACATTTCCTCTGCTTCCTCATCTTCTGAAACATCAATATGTTTATAGAGCTTCCAGGCCTTCAAATTGCAGTTTCTGAGGATTGCTCCTAGCTGCTTCCCAGGCCCCACTTCATATGTATAAGGAAACTCCACTCCCTGTTGTCTTTCATATATAGCATGCATAGTCTGTTCCCACTTAACAGGTGAAACAAGTTGTTTTACTAACAAACGTTGAATGTGTTTTGAATGCATATATTTTTTGCTATCAACGTTCGAATAGACACAGATGAATGGTTTCTGAATCTTAATTGATTTTAGAACTTCAGCCAAAGGCTCTGTTGCTGGTTCCATGAGTCTTGTGTGAAAAGCACCACTGACTGGAAGCATTTTTGTTcgcttaaaataatattttcgGGAATTCTCCTGCAAGAATTCCAAAGCctgtaagaaaaagaaaaagcactgATTAATACCACTTTGCCCTGAattgtgtaaagtaaataatctGATTTGTCTTTCAAAAACATACACTAAATTTATCCTGCCCCAGGGACCTAAATCATGCAGTTCAGAGAAAAGTACTACTTGACCACAACATATGATTAGACATAGACTGCAGAAACCCAAACCATATACTTTGTTTTGACATGTTCACGTTGGCCAAAGTTGTGCCAATATTGTTAACCTTCCTACAGATCTATAGAATGGTAAACTATTATTAAAATGTGTTTAGATGTTTATTTTGAAGTAATACCTGCAAATGTCCTGCAATGACTCTGCTATCTGGAAACAGGTAATTTGAAACTTCACACACAGGATTTTCTATACCCAATGATTTACAGTGTTCACGAGCTTCCAAGCAGGCAAAGTTGTAATTTGACTCACGTCGACCAATAACTGATAGCATCCCACTTGGGACAGCTTCTGATGCCTTTTGCATAGCTTCAGCACGCACTTTCACTGCATACAAGGCTAGAGATAGAACAAAAATTctaaataaacataaacctcAGAGAAAAATGGTTAAGTTTATTAAAATATGTTATATTGTAGACAAGTATTAGCAACTTTTCAAAAAAGAACATTGAAATAAATTGTGTATATCCCTCTTATATACATCTCTTTCTGTTACAGAAGTCCAACAGTGCATGCTTCACAACATTTAATTCAAAATAGTTACATATAATTTACATTTCTCACTGTTTATAGTCAGTAATCATGTGTTCTCCTAAAAATCTGTAGGTTAGCATTTCTGAATTTGCTGAAAGCAAGTTTAAGGCAAAAACTAAAACATTTAATATTGTATGTacaaaatttattttcacaaatgatcaatttaatttttttaaacaaatattgaaTATAATCCTCGTGTAATGTATTATATTACAAGTTTCCTAGGTTTATAATAAATTTAGTTTATTTATAATCAGTTATAATACTTATCAATAATAAATCTAGGAAATGTTTTTTACTGTCAACGTGAAACAATTTCTGTGTGCTCCAACCCAAATATCTAAAGTAACTATTTAAGCCAGCTTTAAATGGAgggtctgattctgttctcacaacTTCATTCCAACTGGGAAAAATGTTTCATCCACATGCAACAAGCTGCAGGATTCAAGCTTAAAATATGTTTCTTTTATGACTAAGTGTATATAATATGTAATAGTttctatttaaatatgaaatattgTATGAAGTAGTTTAAGCAGAAACTGAATTTAGAAATTTATATTCAGAAGGAAATGAGGTGAAGCAGCAAGGAAAAGTTGCCATACAGGGGTGTTTTGGAAGGGTAGTAGGTGTGTGGAGGGAAATTAGAAATATTCCTTTAAGTACCTTCTGTATAATCTAAGGCTCCAGCGAACACCAGGGCTGCAAATTCTCCAACACTGAACCCAGCAGCTGCAACACAGTTCTCAATGACCTGAAATAATAACACAAATACAAACCAACAAATTAGACCACATCAAGATATCCTGAGAAAAAACAAAGCCCAAAATTTCAGAAGCAACCATgttatttttgggtgcccaactttaaACACCTTGGGCCTGGTTTTCCAAGGTGCTAAGCACGTACagttcccatggacttcaactGGAGCTGAGGTCACTCAGCACAAGTAACAGGCATGCCATGTTTTGAGTTGGACACTCAAAAAGAGAGACACCTAAAATGAGGTGTCACTTGGGAAGATTTAGGTTTACATGTGCAGAGTGAGCTCATAGTGACACGATGGACCTGGACGAATGTCTCCCGTCAGTCCTCATCAGTAccggtgtcatggtataatcccccctctggaccttagcgtccaaaagatggggtaccagcatgaattcctctaagctcaattaccagcttagtacttgtagcactgccaccaaccaggaattccagtgcctgctacactctggtccccccaaaactttgcccagggacccccaagacccagaccctctggatcttaacacaaggaaagtaaaccctttccctcaccgttgcctctcccagacttcccctccctgggttaccctggaagatcactgtgattcaaactccttgaatcttaaacagagaggaaaat of the Gopherus flavomarginatus isolate rGopFla2 chromosome 1, rGopFla2.mat.asm, whole genome shotgun sequence genome contains:
- the MCAT gene encoding malonyl-CoA-acyl carrier protein transacylase, mitochondrial; translated protein: MCSWAAAGRRLSGCRARAALPGAPGGGSSSGPGGVRAVNLAELLQSSVGDEEPEPAPARRPPQDGTVLLFPGQGSQFVGMGRGLLRYPNVRDMFRVAEKVLGYDLLSLCLRGPQAELDRTLHCQPAVFLASLAAVEKLHHQQPSVIENCVAAAGFSVGEFAALVFAGALDYTEALYAVKVRAEAMQKASEAVPSGMLSVIGRRESNYNFACLEAREHCKSLGIENPVCEVSNYLFPDSRVIAGHLQALEFLQENSRKYYFKRTKMLPVSGAFHTRLMEPATEPLAEVLKSIKIQKPFICVYSNVDSKKYMHSKHIQRLLVKQLVSPVKWEQTMHAIYERQQGVEFPYTYEVGPGKQLGAILRNCNLKAWKLYKHIDVSEDEEAEEM